A window from Azoarcus sp. DD4 encodes these proteins:
- a CDS encoding PilT/PilU family type 4a pilus ATPase: MTTFTEEQARAYMHKLLAAMSSAGGSDLFISHDFPPSMKAHGSMQPMTSQKLTGELTRSLAYSLMNAAQREEFEREMECNFAISVPGVSRFRVNVFVQQTFVGMVIRTIAAEIPNFDKLGLPEVLKEVIMNKRGLVLLVGGTGSGKSTTLAAMIDYRNSTSAGHIITIEDPVEYVHKSKKSLITHREVGVDTHSWHHALKNTLRQAPDVILIGEIRDAETMEHAIAFAETGHLCLGTLHANNANQTIDRIINFFPEERRNQLLMDLSSNLRSIISQRLVKTADGKGRKAAIEILLNTSTIAERIFKGQYNDIKAIMEKSRELGMRTFDWALFELYNEGHITYEEAIRNADSVNELRLAIKLKSKRGEPSSASGLELTFDQEPTPEEVEAMREEEMQKQEARRQEIEQQQMLARLQPKPAPAEAPATPAPPAELSLE; encoded by the coding sequence ATGACCACGTTCACCGAAGAACAGGCACGTGCCTACATGCACAAGCTGCTGGCCGCGATGAGCAGCGCCGGCGGCTCCGACCTGTTCATCTCGCACGACTTCCCGCCCAGCATGAAGGCCCACGGCAGCATGCAGCCGATGACCTCGCAGAAGCTCACCGGCGAGCTCACGCGCTCGCTGGCGTATTCGCTGATGAACGCAGCCCAGCGCGAGGAGTTCGAGCGCGAGATGGAGTGCAACTTCGCGATCAGCGTGCCGGGCGTGTCGCGCTTCCGGGTGAACGTGTTCGTGCAGCAGACCTTCGTCGGCATGGTGATCCGCACCATCGCGGCCGAGATCCCGAACTTCGACAAGCTCGGCCTGCCCGAGGTGCTGAAGGAAGTCATCATGAACAAGCGCGGGCTGGTGCTGCTGGTGGGCGGCACCGGCTCGGGCAAATCGACCACGCTGGCGGCGATGATCGACTACCGCAACAGCACCTCGGCCGGGCACATCATCACCATCGAAGACCCGGTGGAGTACGTGCACAAGTCGAAGAAGTCGCTCATCACCCACCGCGAGGTCGGCGTCGATACGCACTCCTGGCACCACGCGCTGAAGAACACCCTGCGCCAGGCGCCCGACGTGATCCTGATCGGCGAGATCCGCGACGCCGAAACCATGGAGCACGCCATCGCCTTCGCCGAGACCGGGCACCTCTGCCTCGGCACCCTGCACGCCAACAACGCCAACCAGACCATAGACCGCATCATCAACTTCTTCCCGGAGGAACGGCGCAACCAGCTGCTGATGGACCTCTCCTCCAACCTGCGCAGCATCATCTCGCAGCGTCTGGTGAAGACGGCCGACGGCAAGGGCCGCAAAGCCGCGATCGAGATCCTGCTCAATACCTCGACGATTGCCGAGCGCATCTTCAAGGGCCAGTACAACGACATCAAGGCCATCATGGAGAAGTCGCGCGAGCTGGGCATGCGCACCTTCGACTGGGCACTGTTCGAGCTCTACAACGAAGGTCACATCACCTACGAGGAAGCGATCCGCAACGCCGATTCGGTGAACGAGCTGCGCCTGGCGATCAAGCTCAAGAGCAAGCGCGGCGAGCCGAGCAGCGCCTCCGGCCTGGAACTCACCTTCGACCAGGAACCGACGCCGGAAGAGGTCGAAGCGATGCGCGAAGAGGAAATGCAGAAGCAGGAAGCCCGCCGCCAGGAAATCGAACAGCAGCAGATGCTGGCCCGCCTGCAGCCCAAGCCGGCCCCCGCCGAAGCGCCCGCCACGCCGGCGCCGCCGGCCGAGCTGTCGCTCGAATAG
- a CDS encoding histidine phosphatase family protein, which yields MKTPAQHAIPASTLHWLATVPADRPVALLLRHSVRDELPPGDLGYAHPLTPVGARLAGEFGAALRGRLHTLHSSPLQRCLHTAEQLRAAAADTLAIVEDRMLGDPGAYVLDAQLAGENWLRLGSEGIMAHLAERADTLPGTRHPDEGARRLVRHMLDTAGERAGLHVFVSHDILVAVTAARYLGAPTEAERWPRYLEGAFFWRDAGGLHAAYREHHRGGFDDAP from the coding sequence ATGAAAACGCCGGCGCAGCACGCGATCCCCGCATCCACGCTGCACTGGCTCGCCACCGTGCCGGCCGACCGCCCGGTGGCGCTGCTGTTGCGCCACTCGGTGCGCGACGAACTGCCGCCCGGCGACCTCGGCTACGCCCATCCGCTCACGCCGGTCGGCGCCCGCCTGGCCGGCGAATTCGGTGCGGCCCTGCGTGGCCGGCTGCACACCCTGCACAGCAGCCCGCTGCAGCGCTGCCTGCATACCGCCGAACAGCTGCGCGCGGCCGCCGCGGACACGCTCGCCATCGTCGAGGACCGCATGCTGGGCGACCCCGGCGCCTACGTGCTGGATGCGCAGCTCGCCGGCGAGAACTGGCTGCGCCTGGGCAGCGAAGGCATCATGGCCCACCTCGCCGAGCGCGCCGACACCCTGCCCGGCACCCGCCACCCCGACGAAGGCGCCCGCCGGCTGGTGCGCCACATGCTCGACACCGCCGGCGAACGGGCCGGGCTGCACGTCTTCGTCAGCCACGACATCCTGGTCGCGGTCACCGCGGCACGCTACCTCGGCGCCCCGACCGAAGCGGAACGCTGGCCGCGCTACCTGGAAGGCGCCTTCTTCTGGCGCGACGCCGGCGGGCTGCACGCGGCCTACCGCGAGCATCACCGCGGCGGCTTCGACGACGCCCCCTGA
- a CDS encoding CbbQ/NirQ/NorQ/GpvN family protein, which translates to MKNDLPALDLPYYQPAGNEVAVFEHAWKNRLPLLIKGPTGCGKTRFVAHMAARLGLPLYTVACHDDLTAADLVGRHLIGNGETVWCDGPLTRAVREGGICYLDEVVEARKDTTVVLHPLADDRRLLPIDRTGELLQAPPAFMLVVSYNPGYQNLMKGMKPSTRQRFVSLRFDFPAPAREEAVLVGETGCDTDLARRLVGIAGALRALKDRDLEEAASTRLLVYAALLVKDGMDAVEACRVAIVDSLTDDIEIAAALMDVVAASFGR; encoded by the coding sequence ATGAAGAACGATCTCCCCGCCCTCGACCTCCCCTATTACCAGCCCGCCGGCAACGAGGTGGCGGTGTTCGAGCATGCCTGGAAGAACCGTCTGCCGCTGCTCATCAAGGGTCCGACCGGCTGCGGCAAGACGCGCTTTGTCGCCCACATGGCGGCGCGCCTCGGCCTGCCGCTCTACACCGTGGCCTGCCACGACGATCTCACCGCCGCCGACCTGGTCGGCCGCCACCTGATCGGCAACGGCGAAACCGTGTGGTGCGACGGCCCGCTCACCCGCGCGGTGCGCGAAGGCGGCATCTGCTACCTCGACGAGGTGGTCGAAGCGCGCAAGGACACCACGGTGGTGCTGCATCCACTCGCCGACGACCGCCGCCTGCTGCCGATAGACCGCACCGGCGAACTGCTGCAGGCGCCGCCCGCCTTCATGCTGGTGGTGTCCTACAACCCCGGCTACCAGAACCTGATGAAGGGCATGAAGCCTTCCACCCGCCAGCGCTTCGTCAGCCTGCGTTTCGACTTCCCCGCGCCCGCGCGCGAAGAGGCGGTGCTGGTCGGCGAAACCGGCTGCGACACCGACCTCGCCCGCCGCCTGGTCGGCATCGCCGGCGCGCTGCGCGCGCTCAAGGACCGCGACCTGGAGGAAGCCGCCAGCACCCGGCTGCTGGTCTATGCGGCGCTGCTGGTGAAGGATGGCATGGACGCGGTGGAGGCCTGCCGCGTCGCCATCGTCGACAGCCTGACCGACGACATCGAGATCGCCGCCGCGCTGATGGACGTGGTCGCGGCCAGCTTCGGCCGATGA
- a CDS encoding 4Fe-4S binding protein, with translation MTELSSPAPKPARRVIPIARTDTAPTPNLQRRRLAFQAGFFLLFVLAPVFDLFRYDLAAGHAWLLGFEWRLGLDDFLAGRIGAGQAAANVLLRLFLPLFGGAALFLWVAWKWGRLYCGWLCPHFSVVETINSLMLRATGKHSVWERKPITPWLPDGSKRRIDARWWLVVMPAAVGFAFTWAVVFLTYLLPPAEVYPALLHGELGRNPGIFLAAATTVLSLEFLFARHLFCRYACAVGMFQSLTWMGNRKAMVVGFERARAADCASCLPEKQSACDAVCPMRLTPRNIKRHMFTCTQCAQCIDACAQTQADNPQGPLLQWVSGEAARQNEAGFRAGRER, from the coding sequence ATGACTGAACTTTCCTCCCCTGCTCCCAAGCCGGCGCGCCGGGTGATACCGATCGCCCGTACCGACACCGCGCCAACGCCCAATCTGCAGCGCCGCCGCCTCGCCTTCCAGGCCGGCTTCTTCCTGCTCTTCGTGCTGGCGCCGGTGTTCGACCTGTTCCGCTACGACCTCGCCGCCGGCCACGCCTGGCTGCTCGGCTTCGAGTGGCGGCTGGGGCTGGACGACTTCCTCGCCGGCCGTATCGGTGCCGGGCAGGCGGCGGCCAACGTACTGCTGCGCCTCTTCCTGCCGCTCTTCGGCGGCGCCGCGCTCTTCCTGTGGGTGGCGTGGAAATGGGGCCGGCTTTACTGCGGCTGGCTGTGCCCGCACTTCTCGGTGGTCGAGACCATCAATTCGCTCATGCTGCGCGCCACCGGCAAGCACAGCGTGTGGGAACGCAAGCCGATCACGCCCTGGCTGCCGGACGGCAGCAAGCGCCGCATCGACGCGCGCTGGTGGCTGGTGGTGATGCCGGCGGCGGTCGGCTTCGCCTTCACCTGGGCGGTGGTCTTCCTCACCTATCTGCTGCCGCCGGCCGAGGTCTACCCGGCGCTGCTCCACGGCGAACTCGGCCGCAATCCGGGCATCTTCCTCGCCGCCGCGACCACCGTGCTGTCGCTGGAATTCCTCTTCGCCCGCCACCTGTTCTGCCGCTACGCCTGCGCGGTCGGCATGTTCCAGAGCCTGACCTGGATGGGCAACCGCAAGGCCATGGTGGTCGGCTTCGAGCGCGCCCGCGCCGCCGACTGCGCGAGTTGCCTGCCGGAAAAGCAGTCCGCCTGCGACGCGGTATGCCCGATGCGGCTGACGCCGCGCAACATCAAGCGCCACATGTTCACCTGCACCCAGTGCGCGCAGTGCATCGACGCCTGCGCCCAGACCCAGGCCGACAATCCGCAGGGCCCGCTGCTGCAGTGGGTGAGCGGCGAGGCCGCGCGCCAGAACGAAGCCGGCTTCCGCGCCGGGCGGGAGCGCTA